The following are encoded together in the Capsulimonas corticalis genome:
- a CDS encoding nSTAND1 domain-containing NTPase translates to MRVLDVDKTVDPTTAIIKILKPNGRTEGTGFIVSRTGLIATCSHVVTNVGARPGDKVSIQLKATGEKRTATVLPEAWTDINLQDVAYLRLDGALSDLCRVMPLGSDQFLDVKEAKTYGYSLGVSKDGMPGDCELVGPNIVDGSPAHTLRSNEIDHGFSGAPVWHPELHCAIGMIFNVFDTPSPRKDQPPKPVTKGLLTAFMRPVSLLRSLYPEVIDTTENPYRGLQAYRNTDADDYYGRSDAIRRLVTLLSEHDFVSVIGLSGSGKSSLLRAGLTKGLQQYNQATLAGRIRCETTPGGYPTIALLTQILQFSEWSWERFQDALGITRLPLTGDELSLKTNMERLIELDVDGVAAAIKQSLGGQKALLTIDQFEQIFTGCTHEKFRTSFMDLLIALPKYGVKIVIGVRADYIGHAFEYDHLSKAIQGSLILTSMDRQNLSECIEQPARHRECGVDPRLVRQLIDDVYGRAGDLPLLSFTLEKLWETDAKKGILTLETYKKFGQSVVVDEDIGGVQAVLIGMAEQVWELLSPEERIQAEWVFLSLVAEESILGGQENIKKSAGRRALLAEYSDGTRATAIKLHESFLLTFGHDTVRDKPTIQVAHEALLWTWPRMVTLINQYRPFLNWYNTDFSVRLNQYIASRQSKDQLLPKAALRQASIWYSQHPERFAGPPLEYIKQSLKVRKATMTRRVVFAGIAILCLLIAGAKYNQQTRQQQAREYIQQGKDAQAARDYTTAQKYYALALKSVDDPTTRQTLLDVAAQAPHLRVVQNGTFKWLATAASGSQTLVDMGKGIVAVYDTNTLKRRSISSFISSKIAKGALSSDGSVAAVSCSDGSYYIWDIAKDQVSPLQIAGSNPGAAVAVSPNGRSVVVSDELGRTWVYDRVTKKKPVLLRPNSSDPFWCIAFSPDGRKIAAGGESTDVYIWQVASWQKTIYRSVSNDVISSIAFNADSDLLAVGAADTNIRLINLKDGSRRVLSGHSDAILDVAFSPTGSELVSCGQDKTVRIWNVANSVELQLINIGDRSVTSATFTNSGSVFYWEAPSSAEPGLSTLRVVDQQNPRFGYTLRYGEAINQVVMSPDGNSIAIAGTQRDSSGHQHAFVAVTNMAIHAQYLIRPAGDRSITAAAYSPTGDTFAAACLDGYARVWDTSSWTELASIKHPSPVVTVLYLSDTQLLSGDRLDGKQARLTLADPHGHSSINIPYDQGSVFSTALDVKHSFLALGGGDNRVLVLSAQSLPERKIVFEKKKLNTSIWAVGFVESLGKLLVGDGSVIRVYDLLTKHSDKELPSQCGDVYSFATMPNSNLAAAAGSGGSIDVWDMTKECVILSFHDHTGPIWRVAWDSSGRWLASASMDGSVRVRDMQSIRELTHMNVDQLLHALVEDNPQMQ, encoded by the coding sequence TTGAGAGTACTGGACGTTGACAAAACCGTTGATCCTACTACTGCAATCATAAAAATCCTCAAACCCAACGGACGCACCGAAGGAACCGGGTTTATTGTGTCTCGCACCGGCCTCATCGCGACGTGCTCCCATGTGGTAACGAATGTCGGCGCCCGGCCTGGTGACAAGGTTTCGATCCAGCTCAAGGCTACCGGAGAAAAGCGAACAGCTACCGTTCTACCCGAAGCTTGGACCGACATAAATCTTCAAGACGTGGCGTACCTACGGCTTGATGGCGCGCTGTCTGATCTTTGCCGCGTCATGCCACTGGGCAGTGACCAGTTTCTGGATGTCAAAGAGGCGAAGACCTACGGGTATTCGCTTGGTGTCAGCAAAGATGGCATGCCGGGTGACTGTGAACTTGTAGGCCCCAACATCGTAGATGGCTCTCCTGCACATACACTGCGCAGCAATGAAATTGACCATGGCTTCAGCGGGGCGCCAGTGTGGCATCCCGAGCTGCATTGTGCCATTGGGATGATCTTTAACGTTTTTGACACCCCATCTCCACGGAAAGACCAACCACCGAAACCCGTGACCAAAGGATTGCTGACCGCTTTCATGCGTCCTGTCTCCCTGCTTCGATCTCTGTATCCAGAAGTAATCGATACAACTGAAAATCCATATCGAGGTTTGCAAGCGTATCGCAATACAGATGCCGACGATTATTATGGTCGCAGTGATGCGATCCGGCGTTTGGTGACACTTCTGTCCGAGCATGATTTCGTATCTGTTATCGGTCTCTCCGGAAGCGGAAAGTCGTCACTCTTGCGAGCCGGTTTAACTAAAGGCCTCCAGCAATATAACCAGGCGACTCTCGCCGGCCGCATCCGCTGCGAAACGACGCCCGGCGGCTATCCGACCATTGCGTTGCTGACGCAGATCTTGCAGTTCTCCGAGTGGTCCTGGGAGCGATTTCAAGATGCACTCGGAATTACACGACTTCCTCTGACTGGCGATGAACTTAGCCTCAAAACCAATATGGAGCGTCTGATTGAACTGGATGTCGATGGGGTGGCTGCGGCAATCAAGCAATCCCTCGGTGGCCAAAAAGCCCTTCTTACAATCGACCAGTTCGAACAAATCTTTACCGGGTGTACACACGAGAAGTTTCGAACGAGTTTCATGGACCTGCTTATCGCCTTGCCAAAGTATGGAGTGAAAATTGTGATTGGCGTCCGAGCCGATTACATCGGTCACGCGTTCGAATATGACCATCTCTCAAAGGCAATACAAGGCAGCCTCATCTTGACCTCCATGGACCGGCAAAATCTGAGCGAGTGTATTGAGCAGCCCGCCAGACATCGCGAATGTGGCGTTGATCCTCGGCTCGTTCGGCAGCTCATTGACGACGTCTATGGACGTGCAGGTGATCTTCCACTCCTGAGTTTTACTCTTGAAAAGCTCTGGGAAACGGATGCGAAGAAGGGCATCCTGACCCTGGAGACGTATAAGAAGTTTGGCCAATCCGTCGTGGTTGACGAAGATATCGGCGGTGTCCAAGCCGTCTTGATTGGGATGGCGGAACAAGTCTGGGAATTATTGTCTCCAGAAGAACGCATTCAGGCGGAATGGGTCTTTCTGTCCCTCGTTGCAGAAGAGTCGATACTGGGTGGCCAGGAGAACATTAAGAAAAGCGCCGGACGGAGGGCTCTGCTCGCAGAATATAGTGATGGGACTCGCGCGACCGCCATCAAGCTGCATGAGTCGTTTCTCTTAACATTCGGGCACGACACGGTGCGCGACAAGCCGACGATCCAAGTTGCCCATGAGGCACTCTTGTGGACATGGCCGCGCATGGTTACGCTTATTAACCAATACCGTCCATTTCTCAATTGGTACAATACGGACTTTTCTGTTCGGCTCAATCAATATATTGCGTCTAGGCAGAGCAAAGATCAGCTGCTGCCGAAAGCGGCACTCCGACAAGCTAGCATCTGGTATAGCCAGCATCCAGAACGGTTTGCCGGTCCTCCGTTAGAATATATCAAACAAAGCCTCAAAGTGCGTAAGGCGACTATGACTAGAAGGGTTGTCTTCGCGGGGATCGCGATCCTCTGTCTCCTCATAGCCGGCGCAAAATATAATCAGCAAACGAGACAGCAACAGGCACGGGAATATATCCAGCAGGGCAAGGATGCCCAAGCCGCACGTGATTACACCACCGCACAGAAATATTATGCCCTTGCTTTGAAGTCGGTGGACGATCCCACCACGCGTCAAACGCTGCTCGATGTCGCGGCTCAGGCACCACATCTCCGAGTGGTTCAAAACGGCACGTTCAAGTGGCTTGCGACCGCAGCTTCGGGTAGTCAAACACTCGTGGATATGGGGAAAGGGATAGTGGCCGTTTACGACACCAATACGCTGAAACGCCGTTCCATCTCGTCGTTTATCTCCTCCAAGATTGCTAAGGGAGCCTTGTCGAGCGACGGTTCCGTTGCTGCGGTGAGCTGCTCCGATGGCAGCTATTATATCTGGGACATTGCAAAAGATCAGGTCAGTCCGTTGCAGATTGCGGGTTCTAATCCCGGCGCGGCGGTCGCGGTCTCTCCGAATGGGCGGAGCGTCGTCGTGTCGGATGAACTTGGTCGAACGTGGGTCTATGATCGCGTCACAAAGAAAAAACCTGTTCTGCTCCGTCCAAACAGCAGTGATCCATTCTGGTGCATTGCCTTCAGCCCCGACGGTCGTAAAATCGCGGCCGGAGGCGAAAGTACGGATGTGTACATATGGCAGGTTGCCTCGTGGCAAAAGACGATATATCGGAGCGTCAGCAACGATGTCATCAGTTCCATAGCGTTCAATGCCGATAGTGATCTGCTCGCAGTCGGCGCTGCCGATACAAATATCCGGCTCATCAATCTAAAAGACGGAAGCCGTCGCGTCCTCTCCGGCCATTCGGACGCAATCTTGGATGTCGCTTTCTCGCCGACTGGCAGCGAACTTGTGTCTTGCGGACAAGACAAGACGGTCCGGATCTGGAATGTTGCCAATAGTGTCGAACTCCAGTTGATCAACATCGGTGATCGCTCCGTCACTTCGGCGACGTTCACGAACTCTGGCAGTGTGTTCTATTGGGAGGCTCCGTCTTCGGCGGAGCCTGGTCTCAGTACTCTGCGCGTGGTCGATCAGCAAAATCCACGGTTCGGATATACGCTTCGTTATGGCGAAGCCATCAATCAAGTTGTGATGAGCCCCGATGGGAACTCAATTGCTATCGCCGGAACACAACGCGATTCGTCCGGGCATCAGCATGCATTTGTGGCGGTAACTAACATGGCAATACACGCCCAATATCTTATCAGACCGGCGGGTGACAGATCGATCACCGCCGCCGCCTATTCGCCCACCGGGGATACCTTTGCGGCGGCGTGTCTCGATGGCTACGCTCGGGTCTGGGATACCTCTTCTTGGACCGAGCTAGCGTCGATCAAACATCCCTCTCCGGTCGTTACTGTTTTATACCTCTCCGACACGCAGTTGCTGTCTGGGGACAGACTGGATGGAAAACAAGCAAGGTTAACTTTGGCTGATCCTCATGGACATTCTTCCATCAATATCCCCTATGATCAAGGTTCCGTCTTCTCCACAGCATTAGACGTCAAACATAGTTTTCTTGCACTTGGCGGCGGCGACAATCGTGTCCTCGTCCTCTCCGCTCAATCACTTCCCGAGCGCAAAATCGTTTTCGAAAAAAAGAAGCTGAATACATCCATTTGGGCTGTCGGCTTTGTCGAGTCGTTAGGAAAATTACTCGTCGGAGACGGTTCCGTCATTCGAGTCTATGATCTCCTCACGAAGCATAGTGACAAAGAGTTGCCAAGCCAATGCGGAGACGTCTACAGCTTTGCCACCATGCCGAACTCGAATCTTGCGGCGGCAGCTGGTTCAGGCGGCTCCATTGATGTGTGGGATATGACGAAAGAGTGTGTAATTCTGAGCTTTCATGATCACACCGGACCGATTTGGCGTGTGGCATGGGACAGCTCCGGCCGCTGGCTCGCATCCGCTTCAATGGATGGTTCCGTTCGGGTTCGCGACATGCAAAGCATCCGCGAATTAACTCATATGAACGTCGATCAACTGCTGCACGCCTTAGTGGAGGACAATCCCCAGATGCAATGA
- a CDS encoding CU044_2847 family protein — MSTYLLFHSAPEMHEGQPSDPMNDVLVEIDDDVDLDDERSVRSKAGLSEVINTTVVRATISLQEALQRTIQSNVYALRNAVKSLEEPPNEMEISFGLKVTAEASNVAVGKIGGEANYTVKLTWKA, encoded by the coding sequence ATGTCAACATATCTCTTATTTCATTCTGCACCCGAAATGCACGAGGGGCAGCCGTCAGACCCGATGAACGATGTGTTGGTGGAAATCGACGATGACGTCGATCTCGACGATGAGCGCTCCGTAAGGTCAAAAGCAGGGCTCTCCGAGGTGATAAACACGACCGTGGTTCGTGCCACCATATCGCTGCAGGAAGCCTTACAGCGAACTATTCAATCCAACGTATACGCACTCCGCAATGCCGTGAAATCATTGGAGGAACCCCCGAATGAGATGGAGATTTCCTTTGGCCTCAAGGTCACTGCGGAGGCAAGTAATGTCGCTGTCGGCAAAATCGGCGGCGAGGCCAACTATACCGTTAAACTGACCTGGAAAGCTTAG
- a CDS encoding IS3 family transposase (programmed frameshift) has translation MPNTRKQYSAAFKAQVVLEALKETKTVAQLASEHQIHPNLLTKWKQEAIADLALVFERKNSQAKAQEAQKQKVEQLYQEIGRLTTQVNWLKKNLVSNLTLNERLALVEREERHSMPLLWQADLLSVARSSLYYEPRPAREAEIAIKHRLDEWYTHRPSLGTRKLVTLLAQEGIIVGRHTIRRYRVEMGLFTLYSAPNLSKPSGPDHKVYPYLLRGLCIDRPNQVWGVDITYIRLRGGFLYLVAFLDWFSRLVVSWELSETLEIPFVLSCTAASLKNAVPEIVNSDQGSHFTSEQFTSQFLTAGARVSMDGRGRYVNNIFTERLWRSVKQEEVYLAHYETPREARQGLASYLKFYNEVRPHQSLGNLTPAIVHAEPHRLLRK, from the exons ATGCCCAACACCCGAAAACAGTACTCTGCTGCCTTCAAAGCCCAGGTCGTTTTGGAGGCGCTTAAAGAGACCAAGACCGTTGCCCAGCTTGCTTCAGAGCACCAGATTCATCCGAACCTGCTGACCAAGTGGAAGCAGGAAGCCATCGCGGATTTGGCTCTCGTCTTTGAGCGAAAGAACTCGCAGGCCAAAGCTCAAGAAGCCCAGAAGCAGAAAGTCGAACAGCTTTACCAGGAGATCGGTCGCCTCACGACGCAGGTAAACTGGCTG AAAAAAAATCTGGTCTCGAACCTGACGCTTAACGAGCGCCTGGCCCTGGTCGAACGCGAAGAACGCCATTCGATGCCGCTGCTCTGGCAGGCCGATCTGCTGTCCGTGGCGCGCAGCAGTTTGTATTATGAGCCACGTCCCGCAAGGGAGGCGGAGATCGCGATCAAGCATCGCTTGGACGAATGGTACACCCATCGTCCCAGCCTTGGAACACGCAAACTGGTGACGCTTTTGGCGCAGGAAGGCATCATCGTCGGACGGCATACGATCCGTCGCTACCGTGTGGAAATGGGCCTCTTTACTCTGTATTCCGCTCCGAACCTGTCGAAGCCCAGTGGCCCTGACCACAAGGTCTATCCGTATTTGCTGCGCGGCTTGTGTATTGATCGGCCCAATCAGGTCTGGGGCGTAGATATCACCTATATTCGGCTGCGCGGCGGCTTCCTTTATCTGGTGGCGTTCCTCGATTGGTTTTCCAGGCTGGTCGTTTCCTGGGAATTATCGGAGACACTGGAAATTCCATTTGTCCTGAGCTGCACCGCCGCGTCATTAAAGAACGCAGTTCCTGAGATCGTCAATTCGGATCAGGGCAGCCATTTTACAAGCGAGCAGTTCACGAGCCAATTTTTGACGGCGGGAGCGCGCGTCTCCATGGACGGGCGAGGACGCTATGTGAATAACATTTTCACAGAGCGTCTGTGGCGCAGCGTCAAACAAGAAGAAGTGTATTTGGCCCATTACGAAACGCCGCGCGAGGCGCGCCAAGGTCTTGCGTCTTATTTGAAGTTCTACAACGAGGTTCGACCACATCAGTCGTTGGGTAATTTGACGCCTGCGATTGTCCATGCCGAACCGCACCGATTGCTACGAAAATAA